In Pelosinus sp. UFO1, one genomic interval encodes:
- the uvrB gene encoding excinuclease ABC subunit UvrB, with protein sequence MATVPKLNTAYHEGGIPFKVEAPFVPTGDQPSAIRTLETGILEGQKAQVLLGATGTGKTFTVAKLIEQVQKPTLVIAHNKTLAAQLASEFKEFFPNNAVEYFVSYYDYYQPEAYIAHTDTYIEKDASINDEIDKLRHSATSSLFERRDVIIVASVSCIYGLGSPDEYHGLVLSLRQGQTKDRDEILRKLVAIQYERNDINFIRGKFRVRGDVVEIFPAAYGERAIRVELFGDEIERILEIDTLTGEIMAERKHIAIYPASHYVTSRENMLRAVRDIEAELEAQLAYFKANGKLVEAQRLEQRTKYDLEMMQEMGYCSGIENYSRHLTGRNPGDSPYTLIDYFPEDFMIVVDESHVMLPQLRAMYAGDKARKASLVENGFRLPSAFDNRPLTFLEFAERINQIVYVSATPSAYELGEASQVAQQVIRPTGLIDPEVEVRPIKGQMDDLLGEIKIRAAANERVLVTTLTKKMAENLTEFLKEMGIRVRYLHSDIVTIERGEIIRDLRAGVFDVLIGINLLREGLDLPEVTLVAILDADKEGFLRSDTSLIQTIGRAARNVNGKVIMYADVITKSMARAMEETNRRRAIQEAYNEEHGITPMTIRKKVKELIETTKVAETPEIYKTDRLGNMSQGEMLDLIGNLEKEMRLASKQLQFERAAELRDMIVELKGRVGKAPKESPPRSKKKK encoded by the coding sequence ATGGCTACTGTACCTAAGTTGAATACGGCCTACCATGAGGGAGGCATACCTTTTAAAGTAGAAGCTCCTTTCGTGCCAACAGGAGATCAGCCTTCTGCCATCCGCACCCTGGAAACGGGTATTTTAGAAGGTCAAAAGGCCCAGGTACTTCTTGGGGCAACAGGCACAGGTAAGACCTTTACTGTTGCTAAATTAATTGAACAGGTCCAAAAACCAACCTTAGTCATTGCTCATAATAAAACACTGGCTGCTCAATTAGCCAGTGAATTCAAAGAGTTTTTTCCCAACAATGCAGTGGAGTATTTTGTTAGTTATTATGATTATTACCAACCAGAAGCGTATATTGCTCATACAGACACCTATATTGAAAAAGATGCTTCGATTAATGATGAGATTGATAAATTGCGTCACTCGGCTACCAGTTCCTTATTTGAGCGACGTGATGTGATTATAGTTGCCAGTGTATCTTGCATCTATGGTTTAGGTTCGCCAGATGAATATCATGGCCTAGTACTGTCTTTACGCCAAGGACAAACAAAAGATCGAGATGAAATATTACGTAAGTTAGTCGCTATTCAGTATGAACGAAATGATATTAATTTTATTCGCGGTAAGTTTAGGGTACGGGGCGATGTGGTAGAAATCTTCCCTGCAGCCTATGGAGAGAGAGCCATACGAGTTGAATTATTTGGTGATGAAATTGAAAGAATTTTAGAGATTGATACCTTAACTGGCGAAATTATGGCAGAACGCAAGCACATTGCCATCTATCCTGCCTCTCACTACGTTACCTCCAGGGAAAATATGCTGCGAGCAGTAAGAGATATTGAGGCAGAACTAGAAGCTCAATTGGCCTATTTTAAGGCGAACGGTAAATTGGTAGAAGCCCAACGCCTTGAGCAGCGGACGAAATATGATTTGGAAATGATGCAAGAAATGGGGTATTGTTCAGGGATCGAAAATTATTCCCGCCATCTAACGGGGCGTAATCCAGGAGATTCTCCTTATACACTAATTGATTATTTTCCTGAGGATTTTATGATTGTTGTGGACGAGTCTCATGTCATGCTTCCCCAGCTTCGGGCTATGTATGCAGGAGATAAAGCCCGCAAAGCCTCTTTGGTGGAAAATGGTTTTCGCTTGCCTTCTGCTTTCGATAATCGGCCTCTTACCTTTTTAGAGTTTGCGGAGCGCATTAACCAAATTGTCTATGTATCGGCGACACCAAGTGCTTATGAATTAGGGGAGGCTAGTCAAGTTGCCCAGCAAGTCATTCGGCCAACGGGTCTTATCGATCCTGAAGTAGAAGTACGCCCCATTAAGGGGCAGATGGACGATTTGCTAGGTGAAATCAAAATACGAGCTGCTGCCAATGAACGGGTCTTAGTAACTACCTTGACAAAAAAGATGGCAGAAAATCTCACGGAGTTTTTGAAAGAGATGGGAATCCGTGTACGGTATTTACATTCTGATATTGTTACCATTGAGCGGGGAGAAATTATTCGTGATTTGCGGGCAGGTGTTTTTGATGTATTGATTGGCATCAACCTTTTACGGGAAGGCTTAGATTTGCCAGAAGTCACTTTGGTGGCGATTCTAGATGCAGATAAAGAAGGCTTTTTGCGTTCCGATACGTCTCTAATTCAGACCATTGGCAGAGCAGCACGTAACGTAAACGGAAAGGTTATTATGTATGCCGACGTGATTACTAAATCTATGGCGCGAGCGATGGAAGAAACCAATCGTCGTCGTGCAATTCAAGAGGCTTATAACGAGGAGCACGGTATTACTCCTATGACTATCCGAAAGAAAGTCAAGGAATTGATTGAAACAACGAAGGTAGCAGAAACACCTGAAATATATAAAACAGACCGTCTAGGAAATATGAGCCAAGGAGAAATGTTAGACTTAATTGGTAATCTAGAAAAAGAAATGCGCCTCGCCTCTAAACAACTCCAATTTGAACGGGCTGCAGAGCTTCGAGATATGATTGTAGAATTAAAAGGCCGCGTAGGTAAAGCGCCAAAGGAATCGCCACCTAGGAGTAAAAAGAAGAAATAG
- a CDS encoding PDZ domain-containing protein, whose product MMFPWQELIRLAIGGVVAAYFEPIFWMIIALVTYQYWQLQKSQKRMFGVCGFSLTQQVTLAVMLGSIGGMLGSFLLTVVGINVDQLGLAYIWPVAILLMAVNMRFLCFAYAGGLVALSKALIGWPAVDVSQVLVLVAVLHITESILIAISGYYGSMPVILRRGNGQLVGAFNLQNFWPLPLLLMSAVALPESKVPAGVLPMPDWWPLLPINMSLPEGHTWMYAMIPVVAALGYTDIAVASSPKMRRRNSAFHLAIYSIILLALALLSIHYKWLQVVAAMVSFLGHEMLIQLDSRRELEGIPRYVPPTEGLMVLDTVIDTPGPKAGIKSGDILLTLHGMTINRRDQLAEAISLAPNEFVIQMVRDGQKMEKKVKFSKGQRMLGVILVPEGNELYYVELTEDKFWLWEKVKKKWRNK is encoded by the coding sequence ATGATGTTTCCATGGCAGGAATTGATTCGACTGGCGATTGGTGGTGTGGTAGCAGCTTATTTTGAACCCATATTTTGGATGATTATCGCCCTGGTTACTTATCAATATTGGCAATTGCAGAAAAGTCAAAAACGGATGTTTGGAGTATGCGGTTTTTCACTGACCCAGCAGGTGACCTTAGCTGTAATGCTAGGGAGCATCGGGGGTATGTTGGGGAGTTTTCTATTAACTGTCGTCGGAATTAATGTAGATCAATTAGGTCTTGCCTACATTTGGCCGGTGGCTATTTTACTAATGGCAGTTAATATGCGCTTTTTATGTTTTGCCTATGCGGGAGGATTAGTGGCTTTGTCCAAAGCATTAATTGGCTGGCCAGCGGTAGATGTATCTCAGGTATTAGTGTTAGTGGCAGTTCTTCATATAACCGAAAGTATATTAATTGCCATCAGTGGATATTATGGCAGTATGCCTGTTATTTTAAGGCGAGGCAATGGACAATTAGTAGGGGCTTTTAATTTACAAAACTTTTGGCCACTGCCCTTGCTTTTGATGTCGGCGGTTGCATTGCCTGAAAGTAAGGTTCCGGCAGGAGTATTGCCTATGCCTGACTGGTGGCCTTTGTTGCCAATCAATATGAGTCTGCCCGAAGGACATACATGGATGTACGCGATGATTCCCGTAGTTGCTGCTTTAGGCTACACCGATATTGCGGTAGCTAGTTCACCTAAAATGCGCCGACGTAACTCAGCCTTTCATTTAGCTATTTATAGTATTATACTCTTGGCATTAGCCTTATTATCCATTCATTATAAATGGCTGCAAGTTGTGGCGGCGATGGTCTCTTTCTTAGGCCATGAAATGCTAATTCAACTAGACAGTCGACGAGAATTGGAAGGCATTCCTCGTTATGTGCCGCCAACAGAGGGGCTTATGGTATTAGATACGGTAATTGATACTCCAGGACCAAAGGCCGGGATAAAATCCGGTGATATTTTGCTGACCTTACATGGCATGACGATCAATAGGAGGGATCAATTGGCAGAAGCTATTTCCCTTGCCCCTAATGAATTTGTGATACAAATGGTAAGAGATGGTCAAAAAATGGAGAAGAAGGTGAAGTTCTCCAAAGGTCAGCGAATGTTAGGTGTGATTTTAGTACCAGAAGGCAACGAATTATATTATGTAGAGTTAACAGAAGATAAGTTTTGGTTGTGGGAGAAAGTGAAAAAAAAATGGAGGAATAAATAG
- a CDS encoding S41 family peptidase: MSRRKIIVAAILLVVFTFTVTTAGFLYLLRGNSADIVSTLKFFRALQIVKARYVEPVDTDTLVAGAVKGMVSSLGDPHSVYMDPKMYKEFMVETEGSFGGVGMVLGVKDKTLTVVSPIEGTPSDKAGIKSGDQIIKIDGKDTKDMALDEAVGKIRGPEGSQVTLTIRHETEPMKDVVLQRSNIQIKTVSGKMLPNKIGYIRISMFNENTGSDFNQKYQELEAEGMQGIILDLRDNPGGLLEESVKVASKFVPKGPVVSVVTRDGHRETHSSNLEAVKYPVAVLVNGGSASASEIVSGAIQDTASGTLIGTKTYGKGSVQTVLRLDGSAIKLTIAKYLTPNDRSINGIGIEPDIKVEMEKDATKDIQLDKATQFVKEKLGK; this comes from the coding sequence TTGAGTCGTCGTAAAATTATAGTAGCAGCCATTTTATTGGTTGTATTTACCTTCACTGTAACAACCGCTGGATTCTTATATCTTTTAAGAGGAAATTCCGCGGATATTGTCAGCACGTTAAAGTTCTTCCGGGCCTTGCAGATTGTGAAGGCTCGCTATGTGGAGCCTGTAGACACGGATACCTTGGTAGCAGGTGCTGTGAAAGGTATGGTTAGCTCTTTGGGTGATCCTCATTCCGTTTATATGGATCCCAAGATGTATAAGGAATTCATGGTGGAAACGGAAGGTTCCTTTGGTGGCGTCGGCATGGTTCTTGGGGTAAAGGACAAGACTTTGACTGTCGTTTCGCCGATTGAAGGTACACCTAGTGATAAGGCAGGAATCAAAAGCGGGGATCAAATCATTAAGATTGATGGAAAAGATACAAAGGATATGGCATTGGATGAAGCCGTGGGCAAAATCCGTGGTCCAGAAGGTTCACAAGTCACACTCACGATTCGGCATGAAACTGAGCCGATGAAGGATGTTGTTTTACAACGATCCAACATTCAAATTAAAACCGTATCAGGCAAAATGCTGCCTAATAAAATTGGTTACATTCGTATTTCTATGTTTAATGAAAACACAGGAAGTGACTTTAATCAAAAATATCAAGAATTAGAAGCCGAAGGTATGCAGGGCATTATTCTAGATCTTCGGGATAATCCTGGAGGATTATTAGAAGAAAGTGTGAAAGTTGCTAGTAAATTTGTACCAAAAGGGCCGGTTGTTTCTGTAGTCACCCGAGATGGGCATAGAGAAACTCACTCTTCTAACTTGGAAGCGGTAAAATATCCTGTGGCAGTGCTAGTAAACGGCGGAAGTGCGAGTGCTTCCGAGATTGTGTCAGGAGCCATTCAAGATACTGCTTCTGGTACCTTGATCGGCACTAAAACGTATGGTAAGGGCTCTGTGCAAACCGTACTTAGATTAGATGGCAGTGCGATAAAATTGACGATTGCAAAATACTTAACACCTAATGATCGTTCCATCAATGGAATTGGTATTGAGCCAGATATAAAGGTAGAAATGGAAAAGGATGCAACTAAGGATATACAACTAGACAAAGCCACACAATTCGTAAAAGAAAAGTTAGGCAAATAA
- a CDS encoding murein hydrolase activator EnvC produces MFSSKRYLALGLALVMMIIAVGPALANELAEQQQQVQQQMQVQQEKSAQAKRKVESVSDQLQKVQMELDNAQGDYLSVQKKLSETEEKIEVNSVVLAKAEKSLSERGVILNKRIRDIYQNGQLNYLDVLFGANDFGDFTTRMEILKRIMNKDIELIVKIKAERELVLQKKSELESDRASILTLKQVAIEKKKIIESSKKEREAVLASAVNERDTAEQSYQELLETSRKIEDMIRRNQNKKQGPSSGTGSMMWPTDVTEITSPYGWRTHPIFGTSRYHSGIDIGADYGDSVRAADSGVVMYADWMGGYGKAVIIEHGNGISTLYGHNSELLVSEGQRVRKGEVISRVGSTGYSTGPHLHFEVRQNGSPTNPMDYLP; encoded by the coding sequence ATGTTTAGTAGCAAACGGTATTTGGCCTTAGGTTTAGCACTTGTTATGATGATTATAGCTGTTGGTCCTGCCTTAGCCAATGAATTGGCAGAGCAGCAACAGCAGGTGCAGCAGCAAATGCAGGTGCAACAGGAGAAATCAGCCCAGGCTAAACGGAAGGTAGAGAGTGTTTCTGACCAGTTGCAAAAAGTGCAGATGGAACTAGATAATGCACAAGGTGATTATCTTTCTGTCCAAAAGAAGCTAAGTGAGACAGAAGAAAAAATTGAGGTAAATTCTGTTGTTCTGGCTAAAGCGGAAAAAAGTTTGTCAGAACGCGGTGTGATTTTAAATAAGCGTATTCGAGATATTTATCAAAATGGTCAGCTAAATTATTTGGATGTGCTATTTGGTGCAAATGATTTTGGCGATTTTACGACTCGTATGGAAATTTTGAAACGCATTATGAACAAAGACATTGAGCTAATCGTCAAAATAAAGGCTGAACGAGAATTAGTATTACAGAAAAAGTCAGAATTAGAAAGTGATCGGGCCTCAATTTTAACATTGAAGCAAGTAGCAATAGAAAAGAAAAAGATTATTGAGTCCAGTAAGAAAGAACGAGAAGCTGTTTTGGCTTCTGCAGTTAATGAGCGGGATACTGCAGAGCAATCCTACCAGGAACTCCTAGAAACCTCACGTAAGATTGAAGATATGATTCGCCGAAACCAAAATAAGAAGCAAGGGCCTAGCAGTGGTACAGGCTCTATGATGTGGCCGACAGACGTTACTGAAATTACGTCACCCTATGGTTGGCGCACCCATCCGATTTTTGGTACATCACGTTACCATAGTGGTATTGATATTGGCGCTGATTATGGAGATTCGGTCAGAGCAGCGGATAGTGGTGTCGTTATGTATGCAGATTGGATGGGTGGCTATGGTAAAGCGGTAATTATCGAGCACGGTAATGGCATTTCTACTTTATATGGGCATAATTCGGAGTTGCTAGTCAGTGAAGGGCAAAGAGTACGTAAGGGAGAAGTTATTTCCCGAGTAGGTTCGACAGGTTACTCTACAGGACCTCATTTGCATTTTGAAGTGCGGCAGAACGGATCACCAACAAATCCAATGGACTACTTGCCATAA